The Terriglobus roseus region GGGATCGGGCATCAAGCAGTTCGATCAGGTGTTAGATGGAACCTATGTTTCGTCGTCAGGAATGGGTCTGGGGATAAGCGGTTCTCGCCGTTTGATGGACGATCTGCAGTTAGACAGCTCGGATGAGGGGACCACGGTTGTAATGCGGAAATTCTTGCCGCGTGCCATAACCGTCCCAACGATCAAAGAGCTTGGCGAAAAGATCGCCTCGATCGCTCCGCAAGACCTTGGTATGGCTGCTCATGCCCAAAACCGAGAGATGATCCGGCTCTTGGGAGACCTTCGCGAACGTGAGCGAGAGCTCTCTCAACTGAATCAGGAACTCAAAGAGACGAATCGTGGCGTGATGATGCTGTATTCGGAGCTCGAGGATCGGGCCATTGAGTTGCAGCAGGCATCGGAAATGAAGACCCGCTTCATCTCGGGTGTGACGCATGAGTTGCGTACGCCGCTGAACTCGATTGTTTCTCTTTCGGGTCTGTTGATTCGGCGTATTGATGGAGAACTCAGCGCGGAGCAAGAAAAGCAAGTTCAATTCATACAGCGTTCTGCTCAGAACTTGACCGAAATGGTGAATGATCTTTTGGACCTCGCGAAGATCGAAGCCGGAAAGGTGACGCCACGACTTAGCGAGTTCACAATCGAGGAGTTTTTTGCTGCACTTCGCGGCATGTTCCGGCCACTGGCCACGAATGAAAACGTGCAACTGCTGATTGACGAAGCCGACGCTGTCAGCACCAGACTTTACACGGACGAAGCGAAGCTCTCGCAGATTTTGCGAAACTTCATCTCCAATGCACTGAAGTTCACTGAGCGAGGCGTAGTTCACGTTCGTGCGAAGCTGGTAGGCGACGGCGGCATTTGTTTCTCAGTTCGAGATACAGGCATTGGTATCGCTGGCGAGAACAAAGACGTGGTGTGGCAGGAGTGGGGACAGATTGAATCTGCCCAGCGTCCGAAATACAAGGGAAGTGGTCTTGGCCTGCCGCTTGCACGGCAACTTGCGACCCTCCTCGGTGGCACAACCTGGTTCGAGTCAAAGTTGGGGGAGGGCTCCACGTTTTATGTGGAGATTCCAACGGCCGTGGCGCCGTTGATTGAACCTGTTGTCAGACCGGAACGTGACGATGTGATTCTCATGGTCGATGACGATGAAGTTGCACGATACATTTTGCGGAGGAATCTTGTGACGATGACCTCCGCGAAACTCCTGGAAGCCTCCTCGCTTGTTGAAGCCCGCAGATTGCTTGCATCACACACCGTCAGACTCATCTTCCTGGACATTGTGATGCCAGAAGAGAATGGACTCTCGTTCGCGGAGGAGCTCCGGATGCTTCCAGGTAAGGAAGAACTT contains the following coding sequences:
- a CDS encoding ATP-binding protein, which codes for MAKSTTSRLLTVNLSVETDFLLARQRSKQIAEFLGFEAQDQTRIATAVSEIARNAYEYAVGGLVEFHFDRAGQPSLRIVVRDKGSGIKQFDQVLDGTYVSSSGMGLGISGSRRLMDDLQLDSSDEGTTVVMRKFLPRAITVPTIKELGEKIASIAPQDLGMAAHAQNREMIRLLGDLRERERELSQLNQELKETNRGVMMLYSELEDRAIELQQASEMKTRFISGVTHELRTPLNSIVSLSGLLIRRIDGELSAEQEKQVQFIQRSAQNLTEMVNDLLDLAKIEAGKVTPRLSEFTIEEFFAALRGMFRPLATNENVQLLIDEADAVSTRLYTDEAKLSQILRNFISNALKFTERGVVHVRAKLVGDGGICFSVRDTGIGIAGENKDVVWQEWGQIESAQRPKYKGSGLGLPLARQLATLLGGTTWFESKLGEGSTFYVEIPTAVAPLIEPVVRPERDDVILMVDDDEVARYILRRNLVTMTSAKLLEASSLVEARRLLASHTVRLIFLDIVMPEENGLSFAEELRMLPGKEELPIVLVSSKTLTPDEQTLIERHNLIYINKDRGDAEDQRVALERVLLNLGLNDLHETER